In Flavobacterium sp. CBA20B-1, one DNA window encodes the following:
- a CDS encoding type I restriction enzyme HsdR N-terminal domain-containing protein, producing the protein MRDLNFPKFEFRFKINENKRFIFDEIRKKYVLLTPEEWVRQHVVRFLIDVKKYPKSYINVEKVVKINNMNKRYDVVVFAPNGSIFLLVECKEPNVKINQTVFDQIARYNLSLNAAFLMVTNGLNHYYCKLDYKNSKYQFLADLP; encoded by the coding sequence ATGCGTGATTTAAATTTTCCCAAGTTTGAATTCCGTTTCAAAATTAATGAAAATAAACGGTTCATTTTTGATGAAATCAGGAAAAAATACGTTTTATTAACCCCAGAAGAATGGGTAAGGCAACATGTGGTGCGGTTTTTAATTGATGTTAAAAAATACCCAAAATCGTATATAAATGTTGAAAAAGTAGTGAAAATCAACAATATGAATAAGCGTTACGACGTTGTTGTGTTTGCACCCAACGGAAGTATTTTTTTGCTGGTGGAATGTAAAGAACCAAATGTAAAGATCAATCAAACGGTTTTTGATCAAATTGCAAGGTATAATTTAAGTTTAAACGCAGCATTTTTAATGGTGACTAATGGTTTAAATCACTATTATTGCAAATTAGATTATAAAAACAGTAAGTATCAGTTTTTAGCTGATTTACCTTAA
- a CDS encoding Ppx/GppA phosphatase family protein, which produces MIKIKKYAAIDIGSNAMRLLIANVVEEQNKPTQFNKSHLIRVPIRLGQDAFTVGEISEESAGRMIKAMQAFKLLMDVYKVEKYAACATSAMREAYNGKELVEEIAQKANIHIDIIEGKTEAAIIANSDLQAFIKSNGHYLYVDVGGGSTEFTLFSNGKQMVSKSFKNGTVRLLNNMVTESVWTEIEKWIKTHTAHLSNLEIIGSGGNINKIFKMSGKTNDKPLTQSYLMQRYKYLNSLTYEERIYTLGLNTDRADVIIPAIRIYANAMKWSNAKHIYVPKIGLSDGIVKAMYYKNTQIAIHEILP; this is translated from the coding sequence ATGATAAAAATTAAAAAATACGCCGCAATTGATATTGGCTCTAATGCCATGAGATTGCTTATTGCCAATGTGGTAGAAGAACAAAATAAACCCACACAATTCAATAAAAGTCATTTAATTCGTGTACCTATCCGATTGGGACAAGATGCTTTTACAGTAGGCGAAATTTCCGAAGAAAGTGCTGGCCGAATGATAAAGGCAATGCAAGCTTTTAAATTGTTAATGGACGTTTATAAAGTAGAAAAATATGCTGCTTGCGCCACTTCAGCCATGCGCGAAGCATACAATGGAAAAGAGTTGGTTGAAGAAATTGCTCAAAAAGCCAACATACATATTGATATTATTGAAGGAAAAACCGAAGCAGCTATTATTGCAAATTCAGATTTACAGGCTTTTATAAAAAGCAATGGACACTATTTATATGTGGATGTGGGTGGTGGTAGTACCGAATTCACTTTGTTTTCAAACGGCAAACAAATGGTTTCCAAATCTTTTAAAAACGGTACAGTTCGCTTGTTGAACAATATGGTTACAGAAAGTGTTTGGACCGAAATTGAAAAATGGATCAAAACACATACTGCCCATTTATCTAATCTAGAAATTATAGGTTCTGGTGGAAATATCAACAAGATTTTTAAAATGTCTGGGAAAACCAATGACAAACCACTTACGCAGAGCTATTTAATGCAACGCTACAAATATTTGAATTCGTTAACCTACGAAGAACGTATTTATACATTGGGACTTAATACCGATCGTGCAGATGTGATTATTCCAGCTATCCGCATTTATGCAAATGCAATGAAATGGAGCAATGCCAAACACATTTATGTACCAAAAATTGGACTGTCTGATGGAATTGTAAAAGCAATGTATTACAAAAATACACAGATTGCGATTCATGAGATTCTTCCGTAA
- a CDS encoding DUF3810 domain-containing protein: MKKNFSWKFLLLGFVVASYYLASDFPLFFTEIYNQKIYSILDRFMHVFSKIPFSVGDVLYAFVVVFIIYKIVIGLKKKAYQQLVLFLSTCFLLFLAIFQLFWGFNNYKYGVAHQLKLERNYTKPDLDTLTKKLIKLVNNQQIALTNDVSKKVVIAKKLEVFNETAALNYSKLPDHLQKLLIKNAINPVKPSFYSYALSYTGFSGYFNPFTHENHVNIEIPSIGMPVTVAHEMAHQLGVSSEAEANFFGFQVMQLSSNETFKYAANLYALKYCLKEFRYENEETYLLLFDQLNKGVQENILESELFWSNKRNVSTYFFKYLYGGFLKMNNQKDGIKSYNKFVDLLINYDKKFHQF; the protein is encoded by the coding sequence ATGAAGAAAAATTTTTCTTGGAAGTTTTTGTTGCTTGGATTTGTTGTTGCAAGCTATTATTTAGCGTCTGATTTTCCTTTGTTTTTCACTGAAATTTACAACCAAAAAATCTATTCCATATTAGATCGATTCATGCATGTTTTTTCTAAAATCCCGTTTTCTGTCGGCGATGTGTTGTATGCTTTCGTGGTTGTGTTTATCATCTATAAAATAGTTATAGGCTTAAAAAAGAAAGCATATCAACAATTGGTTCTGTTTTTATCAACTTGCTTTTTACTTTTCTTAGCTATTTTTCAGCTTTTTTGGGGATTTAATAATTACAAATATGGTGTTGCACATCAATTAAAATTAGAACGAAATTACACCAAACCTGATTTAGATACGCTGACTAAAAAATTAATCAAGCTTGTAAACAATCAACAAATAGCGCTTACAAACGATGTGTCTAAAAAAGTAGTGATTGCAAAGAAGCTAGAGGTTTTCAATGAAACAGCTGCACTGAATTATTCCAAATTGCCTGACCATTTACAAAAATTGCTGATTAAAAACGCCATCAATCCTGTAAAACCATCATTTTATTCCTATGCTTTATCATATACCGGATTTAGTGGATATTTTAATCCGTTTACGCATGAAAACCATGTAAACATAGAAATACCATCGATTGGAATGCCGGTAACAGTAGCTCATGAAATGGCGCATCAGTTGGGAGTTTCGAGCGAAGCCGAAGCCAATTTTTTTGGTTTCCAAGTGATGCAATTAAGCAGCAATGAAACGTTTAAATATGCCGCAAATTTGTATGCCTTGAAATATTGTTTAAAAGAATTTAGATATGAAAACGAAGAAACCTATCTTTTACTATTTGATCAATTAAACAAAGGCGTTCAAGAGAACATCTTAGAAAGCGAACTGTTTTGGAGCAATAAAAGAAATGTTTCTACGTATTTTTTTAAATATCTCTACGGTGGATTTTTAAAAATGAACAATCAAAAAGACGGTATCAAATCCTATAATAAATTTGTTGATTTATTGATCAATTATGACAAAAAATTCCATCAATTTTAA
- a CDS encoding (2Fe-2S) ferredoxin domain-containing protein has product MGKCKSFSEVIYFCDGKKCCRYNEEAKSCLKELLCETGLNNSVSLQKMKCQGMCKSAPVFYIDSEKKYKKEVTKKKAQKLFTKYIVA; this is encoded by the coding sequence ATGGGTAAATGTAAATCTTTTAGTGAAGTAATTTATTTTTGCGACGGAAAAAAATGCTGCAGATACAATGAAGAAGCAAAGTCGTGCTTAAAAGAATTATTATGTGAAACGGGTTTAAACAACAGTGTTTCTCTTCAAAAAATGAAGTGCCAAGGCATGTGTAAAAGTGCTCCCGTTTTTTATATCGACTCTGAAAAGAAATATAAAAAAGAAGTAACCAAGAAAAAAGCCCAGAAATTATTCACCAAATATATTGTTGCGTAA
- the ppk1 gene encoding polyphosphate kinase 1, with protein sequence MQVNQPKYIDREKSWLAFNERVLQEAADHTVPLLDRLRFLGIFSNNLDEFFRVRYASIRRISISKDQQKNLISGISAKELLQDITEIVINQQSKSLAILNEIEEELQKEGIFIVDESQINHEQEQFIREFFIHNVSPVLVTIILNDLAEFPLIRDAYGYLAVKLVKKSSEDSVKSIKKRTRYALIEIPTHINRFVELPKIDGKQYIILLDDVIRFNLDYIFSIFDYESISAHMIKITRDAELDFDSDLHKSFLEKISNSVRERRLGEVVRFVYDSTIDKDTLDFFLDKMDIEAVDSIIPGGRYHNRRDYMNFPNLGRSDLTLGKIKPMPVSGLNLQGMIQQIKNKDFLVHTPFQSFNYVVKFLREAALDPKVTSIKITLYRLAKNSQIISSLINAAKNGKQVTVQIELQARFDETSNINYAEIMQAEGIKLIFGVKGLKVHSKICVIERLEGKKVKRYGFISTGNFNESTSNIYTDVTLLTSHSRIMKEVNKVFEFFEVNYKIYRYKELIVSPHYTRSKFTKLIDEEIQKALNEQPAMIRLKMNSLSDYKMIDKLYDASRAGVKIQLIVRGICCLIPGVPGLSENIEAISIVDNLLEHSRIYIFGTDDQAKVFISSADFMTRNIDERVEVTCPIYDTHIQKELIDTFGIYWKGNVKVRLHSERLENRYRRLGESRFKAQEELFNYYRNKIEVILD encoded by the coding sequence ATGCAAGTTAATCAACCAAAATATATAGACCGCGAAAAAAGCTGGTTAGCGTTCAACGAGCGCGTGTTGCAAGAAGCCGCAGACCACACGGTGCCCCTTTTGGACCGATTGCGGTTCTTAGGAATTTTTTCAAATAATTTAGATGAATTTTTTAGGGTTCGATATGCATCAATTCGCAGAATATCCATTTCGAAAGACCAACAAAAAAATTTGATAAGCGGTATTTCTGCCAAAGAATTATTGCAAGACATCACCGAAATTGTGATTAATCAGCAATCAAAAAGCTTGGCAATTTTAAATGAAATTGAAGAAGAACTTCAAAAAGAAGGGATTTTTATTGTAGATGAGTCACAAATCAACCACGAACAAGAACAATTTATACGCGAATTTTTTATTCACAATGTGAGTCCGGTTTTGGTAACCATTATTTTGAATGATTTAGCCGAATTTCCGTTGATCAGAGATGCATACGGATATTTAGCTGTAAAGCTGGTAAAAAAATCCAGCGAAGATTCTGTAAAATCAATCAAAAAGCGCACCCGTTATGCTTTAATTGAAATACCTACACACATCAATAGATTTGTAGAACTGCCTAAAATCGACGGAAAGCAGTATATTATTTTGCTTGATGACGTGATTCGATTTAATTTAGATTATATCTTTTCGATTTTCGATTACGAGAGTATTTCTGCACACATGATAAAAATTACCCGCGATGCCGAGTTGGATTTCGATTCAGATTTACACAAATCTTTTTTAGAGAAAATTTCCAATTCAGTGCGTGAACGTAGGCTGGGCGAGGTGGTTCGTTTTGTGTACGACAGCACTATTGACAAAGACACCCTTGATTTTTTCTTGGATAAAATGGATATCGAAGCAGTAGATAGCATCATTCCGGGAGGGCGTTATCACAACCGCCGCGATTATATGAATTTTCCCAATTTAGGTAGAAGCGACCTTACTTTGGGTAAAATTAAACCAATGCCTGTAAGCGGATTGAATCTGCAAGGTATGATTCAGCAAATAAAAAACAAAGATTTTTTGGTACACACGCCTTTTCAATCGTTTAATTATGTAGTGAAATTCTTGCGCGAAGCGGCATTAGATCCAAAAGTAACAAGCATAAAAATTACCTTGTATCGTTTGGCAAAAAATTCTCAAATCATTTCATCGCTTATAAATGCTGCGAAAAACGGCAAACAAGTTACCGTACAAATTGAATTGCAAGCGCGTTTTGATGAAACCAGTAACATTAATTATGCCGAAATAATGCAAGCCGAAGGCATTAAACTGATTTTTGGTGTGAAGGGATTAAAAGTGCACAGCAAAATTTGTGTAATTGAGCGCTTAGAAGGCAAAAAAGTAAAAAGATATGGCTTTATATCTACCGGAAATTTCAATGAAAGCACTTCCAATATTTATACCGATGTAACTTTGTTAACTTCCCATTCACGCATCATGAAGGAAGTAAATAAAGTGTTTGAATTTTTTGAAGTGAATTATAAAATCTATCGTTATAAAGAATTAATTGTTTCGCCGCATTACACCCGCTCTAAATTTACCAAATTAATAGATGAGGAAATTCAGAAAGCATTGAATGAGCAACCTGCAATGATTCGATTAAAAATGAACAGTTTATCAGACTATAAAATGATTGATAAATTGTATGATGCCAGTCGGGCAGGAGTTAAGATTCAATTAATCGTAAGGGGAATTTGCTGTTTAATACCCGGCGTTCCCGGATTAAGCGAAAATATTGAAGCAATTAGTATTGTGGATAATTTGTTAGAACATTCCCGAATTTATATTTTTGGAACAGATGATCAAGCAAAAGTTTTTATCTCATCTGCCGATTTTATGACTAGAAATATCGACGAACGGGTAGAGGTTACTTGCCCAATTTATGATACGCACATTCAAAAAGAATTAATCGATACATTTGGAATTTACTGGAAAGGCAATGTGAAAGTTCGCCTGCATTCAGAGCGATTAGAAAACCGATACCGCCGTTTGGGAGAATCGCGATTTAAAGCCCAAGAAGAACTTTTCAATTATTACCGAAATAAAATAGAAGTTATTTTAGATTAA
- a CDS encoding glycosyltransferase family 2 protein, translated as MKQIAVVLLNWNGLNLLKQFLPIVEKFSAQAAIYIADNASTDLSKEYVQQHFKSVQWIQLADNFGYAKGYNLALEQINEEYICLLNTDIEVSENWLQPVLDLFQSDASIGIIQPKILDFKNKDYFEYAGAAGGFIDKYGFPFCRGRIFDTLEDNTNQYQTQPIFWASGACFFIRNRVFKQLNGFDAAFFAHQEEIDLCWRAFNQNIKTYYCNESTVYHIGGATLKKSNPKKTFLNFRNSLCMLYKNVPKDKRFSVIFKRLCLDGLAGIKFFISLQPLHTFAIIKAHFAYYGLLSKLKNKAEQNPKTNYFYTDNIVTAYFLKGKKKFNEL; from the coding sequence ATGAAGCAAATTGCCGTTGTTCTTTTAAACTGGAACGGACTGAATCTTTTAAAGCAATTTTTACCAATTGTAGAAAAATTTTCTGCCCAAGCCGCTATTTATATTGCAGATAATGCCTCTACCGATTTATCGAAAGAATATGTGCAACAACATTTTAAATCGGTTCAATGGATTCAACTTGCTGATAATTTTGGTTATGCAAAAGGATATAATTTGGCTTTAGAACAGATAAATGAAGAATATATTTGTTTGCTGAATACCGATATCGAAGTTTCTGAAAATTGGTTGCAACCTGTGTTGGATTTATTTCAAAGCGATGCTTCTATTGGAATTATTCAACCAAAGATTTTAGATTTTAAAAACAAAGATTATTTTGAATATGCAGGTGCAGCCGGCGGATTTATCGATAAATACGGCTTTCCATTTTGCAGAGGTAGAATATTTGATACCCTAGAAGATAATACAAATCAGTACCAAACCCAACCCATTTTTTGGGCATCTGGCGCCTGTTTTTTTATTAGAAACCGTGTGTTTAAACAATTAAATGGCTTTGATGCCGCTTTTTTTGCCCATCAAGAGGAAATTGACTTATGCTGGCGGGCTTTTAACCAAAACATAAAAACTTATTATTGTAATGAAAGTACTGTGTACCATATTGGTGGTGCCACTTTAAAAAAATCGAACCCTAAAAAAACATTTTTAAACTTCAGGAATTCGCTGTGTATGCTCTATAAAAATGTACCAAAAGACAAGCGTTTTTCAGTCATTTTTAAAAGATTGTGCTTAGATGGTTTAGCCGGTATTAAATTTTTTATCAGTTTGCAACCATTGCACACTTTTGCCATTATCAAGGCACATTTTGCGTATTACGGGCTGCTTTCAAAACTGAAAAACAAAGCAGAACAAAACCCTAAAACCAATTATTTTTATACAGATAATATCGTAACTGCTTATTTCTTAAAGGGCAAAAAGAAGTTCAACGAATTATAG
- a CDS encoding SixA phosphatase family protein, whose product MKKLILIRHGKSSWDMPIEDHERPLTNKGIKNSNAVFETIQDKLPERFLIWSSTAKRAHDTAKIFNEVLNIPQELTVLKQDLYTFDATHLTKIIRNCKDSVPSLIIFGHNNAITDFVNTFGDKFIDNVPTSGIVILEFNDENWNTIKKGTVTETLFPKDLINAS is encoded by the coding sequence ATGAAAAAATTAATATTAATAAGGCACGGAAAATCATCATGGGATATGCCAATTGAAGACCATGAACGCCCGTTGACAAATAAAGGCATTAAAAACTCAAATGCAGTTTTTGAAACTATTCAAGATAAATTACCCGAACGCTTTTTAATATGGTCCAGTACTGCGAAAAGAGCGCATGACACGGCTAAAATCTTCAATGAAGTCCTAAATATTCCGCAAGAATTAACGGTTTTAAAGCAAGATTTATACACGTTTGATGCCACACATTTAACCAAAATAATAAGAAATTGTAAAGATTCCGTTCCAAGTCTTATTATTTTTGGGCATAACAATGCAATTACCGATTTTGTTAATACATTTGGCGATAAATTTATAGATAATGTTCCCACGTCGGGTATCGTGATTTTAGAATTCAACGATGAGAATTGGAACACTATAAAAAAAGGTACTGTTACCGAAACTTTATTTCCAAAAGATTTAATAAATGCAAGTTAA
- the kdsA gene encoding 3-deoxy-8-phosphooctulonate synthase: MNLANIPQIKHLNSGNFFVLAGPCAIESEEMALKIAERLIAITDRLQIPLVFKGSFKKANRSRIDSFTGIGDEKALKILQKVSNEFRVPTVTDIHESSDAEMAAAYVDVLQIPAFLVRQTDLVVAAAKTGKTVNLKKGQFMSPESMKHAIQKVLDCQNENVMVTDRGTMFGYQDMIVDYRGIPTMQQYATTVLDITHSLQQPNQASGVTGGRPDLIETVAKAGIAVGVDGIFIETHFDPANAKSDGANMLHLDYFEALMEKLVAIRQTVRNF, encoded by the coding sequence ATGAATTTAGCAAACATACCCCAAATTAAACATTTAAACAGCGGCAACTTTTTTGTATTGGCAGGTCCTTGTGCAATTGAAAGTGAAGAAATGGCATTGAAAATTGCCGAACGATTGATTGCTATTACCGATCGCTTGCAAATTCCGTTGGTTTTTAAAGGATCGTTTAAAAAAGCGAACCGTTCACGCATTGATTCTTTTACAGGAATTGGTGATGAAAAAGCATTGAAAATACTGCAAAAGGTTTCCAATGAATTCCGTGTGCCAACGGTTACTGATATTCATGAAAGCAGCGATGCAGAAATGGCAGCAGCTTATGTAGATGTGCTACAAATACCTGCTTTTTTGGTACGCCAAACCGATTTAGTGGTTGCAGCAGCCAAAACAGGCAAAACGGTGAATTTAAAGAAAGGACAATTCATGAGCCCGGAAAGTATGAAACACGCCATTCAAAAAGTGTTGGATTGCCAAAATGAAAACGTGATGGTGACCGATCGAGGTACGATGTTTGGATACCAAGATATGATTGTGGATTACCGCGGTATTCCTACCATGCAACAATATGCTACCACAGTTTTAGACATTACACATTCTTTGCAACAACCCAACCAAGCAAGTGGTGTAACAGGCGGAAGACCCGATTTAATTGAAACAGTGGCAAAAGCAGGTATTGCTGTGGGCGTGGACGGAATTTTTATTGAAACACATTTTGATCCTGCGAATGCAAAGAGTGATGGTGCAAACATGTTGCATTTAGACTACTTTGAAGCTTTAATGGAAAAGCTAGTAGCAATCCGCCAAACGGTTAGAAATTTTTAA
- a CDS encoding TIGR02757 family protein, with amino-acid sequence MNFNELKDYLDFKANQYNSPRFIESDPIQIPHKYQLKEDIEISGFLAATIAWGNRKMIINSADKMMQAMGNNPFDFVMNASSNQINAIDYIVHRTFNSEDFRYFIHSLRNIYTHHGGLEGIFSNTKQIDLQNRISAFKKVFFELNHQSRTTKHVSDPSKGSSSKRLNMFLRWLVRNDNKGVDFGIWKSVSPAELSCPLDVHSGNVARTLGILKRKQNDAKALQELDASLRKLDPTDPVKYDFALFGLGVFEGIK; translated from the coding sequence ATGAATTTTAACGAGTTAAAAGACTATCTAGATTTTAAGGCAAATCAATACAACAGCCCTCGGTTTATTGAATCAGATCCTATACAAATTCCGCACAAGTACCAGTTAAAGGAAGATATTGAAATAAGCGGATTTTTAGCAGCAACAATCGCTTGGGGAAACAGAAAAATGATTATCAATAGTGCCGATAAAATGATGCAAGCAATGGGCAATAATCCTTTTGATTTTGTGATGAATGCTTCAAGTAATCAAATAAATGCGATTGATTATATTGTACACCGAACGTTTAATTCAGAAGATTTTAGATATTTTATACATTCTCTACGCAATATTTATACGCATCATGGCGGTTTAGAAGGTATTTTTTCAAATACTAAACAAATTGATTTACAGAATAGAATTTCGGCATTTAAAAAAGTATTTTTCGAACTGAATCATCAATCCAGAACCACAAAGCATGTCTCAGATCCTTCAAAGGGTTCTTCTTCAAAACGTCTGAATATGTTTTTAAGATGGTTGGTTCGCAATGACAACAAGGGCGTAGATTTTGGTATTTGGAAATCGGTATCGCCTGCGGAATTATCTTGTCCGTTAGATGTGCATTCGGGCAATGTGGCTCGGACATTAGGAATCTTAAAACGCAAGCAAAACGATGCCAAAGCCTTGCAAGAACTCGATGCATCTTTACGCAAATTAGACCCAACAGATCCTGTAAAATACGATTTTGCTTTGTTTGGATTAGGTGTCTTTGAAGGTATTAAATAA
- a CDS encoding DUF4199 domain-containing protein gives MNKIGIELKWAALITAFTCGWAALESALGYHKDFSNIIVTAFIYYVILTFLWAIAFIDKKKSLGKNAVWEFKSAFKFGLFLTGLLTLLSPISQYIIYENISPDYFENIINYQLSKGKQTRESLELIHNMNFTIRQGVMNALSLGVIYSALYAWVFKTKKQVINTPPTQTNFNKKKK, from the coding sequence ATGAACAAAATAGGAATCGAGCTGAAATGGGCAGCGTTAATTACTGCATTTACTTGCGGTTGGGCGGCTTTAGAGAGTGCTTTGGGTTATCATAAAGATTTTAGCAATATTATTGTAACAGCCTTTATTTATTATGTGATTTTGACTTTTTTGTGGGCAATTGCTTTTATCGACAAGAAAAAATCATTAGGAAAAAACGCCGTTTGGGAATTTAAAAGTGCTTTTAAGTTTGGTTTATTCCTTACTGGATTGTTAACCCTTCTAAGTCCTATTTCGCAATATATCATTTATGAAAATATTTCACCCGATTATTTTGAAAACATCATTAATTATCAACTTTCTAAAGGAAAACAAACGCGTGAAAGTTTAGAATTAATCCACAATATGAATTTTACGATTAGGCAAGGTGTGATGAACGCTTTATCTTTAGGTGTGATTTATTCCGCTTTGTATGCGTGGGTTTTTAAAACTAAAAAACAAGTAATCAATACCCCGCCAACCCAAACCAACTTCAATAAAAAGAAAAAATAA
- a CDS encoding aminoacyl-histidine dipeptidase, with translation MSQDIRNLEPLPLWNHFADLNAVPRPSKKEERVIAFMKQFGESLGLETLVDEVGNVIIKKPATAGMENRKTIVLQSHLDMVHQKNNDTVFDFDNQGIDMYIDGDWVRAKGTTLGADNGIGVATIMAVLASKEIEHPAIEALFTIDEETGMTGAMGLKGGLLTGEILLNLDTEEDDEIDIGCAGGVDVTATAEYEEEEVPDGSVAYKITVKGLKGGHSGMDIHKGLGNANKFMNRLLFNGFDNFGLQIASINGGSLRNAIPRESVAQVIIAKMYDESFVFDMQTVVNEIKAEYATTEPNLEVIFEKQDTLPEKVMPAMAQFYLVRALYTAHNGVYKMSADFEDLVETSNNIAKVTVGDGKLQIQCLTRSSVETSKFDLANSLRAAFELMGCEVNFSGTYPGWTPNPNSSILKVLDELYEKQNGQKANVVACHAGLECGILGTNYPDMEMISFGPTIRGAHSPEECVSIASVQKYWKFVVEILKNIPVK, from the coding sequence ATGAGTCAAGATATTCGCAATTTAGAGCCACTGCCATTGTGGAATCATTTTGCAGATTTAAACGCAGTGCCGCGTCCGTCTAAAAAAGAAGAGCGTGTGATTGCTTTTATGAAACAATTTGGTGAAAGTTTAGGTTTAGAAACCCTTGTAGATGAAGTAGGAAATGTAATTATAAAAAAGCCGGCAACTGCTGGCATGGAGAACCGTAAAACAATCGTTTTACAGTCGCATTTAGACATGGTGCACCAAAAAAATAACGATACCGTTTTCGATTTTGACAACCAAGGAATTGATATGTACATCGATGGCGATTGGGTACGTGCAAAAGGTACCACTTTAGGAGCAGATAACGGTATTGGCGTTGCAACCATAATGGCTGTTTTAGCATCAAAAGAAATAGAGCATCCGGCAATTGAAGCGTTGTTTACCATTGATGAAGAAACCGGAATGACAGGAGCAATGGGATTAAAAGGTGGATTGCTAACCGGCGAAATCTTATTAAATTTAGATACCGAAGAAGACGATGAAATTGATATTGGTTGTGCTGGTGGGGTTGATGTAACGGCTACTGCTGAATATGAAGAAGAAGAAGTTCCCGATGGATCTGTTGCTTATAAAATTACTGTAAAAGGTTTAAAAGGCGGCCATTCGGGTATGGATATTCACAAAGGTTTAGGCAATGCCAACAAATTCATGAACCGTTTGCTTTTTAATGGTTTTGATAATTTTGGTTTGCAAATTGCAAGTATCAATGGAGGTAGTCTTCGCAATGCCATTCCTCGCGAAAGTGTTGCTCAGGTAATTATCGCTAAAATGTACGATGAATCGTTTGTGTTTGATATGCAAACTGTTGTAAATGAAATTAAAGCGGAATATGCAACCACCGAGCCCAACTTGGAAGTTATTTTTGAAAAGCAAGATACATTGCCCGAAAAAGTGATGCCTGCAATGGCTCAGTTTTATTTAGTACGTGCTTTATATACTGCACACAACGGCGTTTATAAAATGAGTGCTGATTTTGAAGATTTAGTAGAAACATCCAACAATATTGCAAAAGTTACGGTTGGTGATGGAAAATTGCAAATTCAATGCTTAACACGTTCGTCGGTTGAAACTTCAAAGTTTGATTTGGCAAATAGTTTGCGTGCTGCATTTGAATTAATGGGCTGTGAGGTAAATTTTTCAGGAACATATCCGGGATGGACACCGAACCCCAATTCATCTATCTTAAAAGTTTTAGATGAATTATATGAAAAACAAAACGGACAAAAAGCCAATGTTGTGGCTTGCCACGCCGGATTGGAATGTGGTATTTTAGGTACCAATTACCCCGATATGGAGATGATTTCTTTTGGACCAACCATTCGCGGTGCGCATTCACCAGAAGAGTGTGTTTCTATCGCATCTGTCCAAAAATATTGGAAATTTGTGGTTGAGATTTTAAAGAATATACCAGTTAAATAA